A window of Gossypium hirsutum isolate 1008001.06 chromosome D13, Gossypium_hirsutum_v2.1, whole genome shotgun sequence genomic DNA:
TGTTGAAACTGTTTTTTTCCTGAACATTTGCAGAAAACATTGAGAAGATCAtacaaaaagaatagaaaaaagaaGTCCTCTAGCTAGCTGTATAGCCAAAAAACCATACCCAAAAACTGCAGCAATATCATCATCATGTGATCATTATGATCATCATCATGATGAATACATACTACTTACAATGAATTAAAGATACATATAAATGTATAGGTAAAGGACAGTAGGGTCTTTTTCTCTGTGTCTGTTGGACCATACAGTAAAATTAGACCTagtaataactttttttttattacctGGTACTGTAATATTATTTCAGTTTACCCTTTGTTCGAAATTGTAAAATAACAATCTTAATTTCGTGGTTTTTTAGTAGTATTGAATATGAATAACTATCATATATGAAAGTTCCAAAAGGgagaaattatgaaaaaaaaggcTGCAACTTGGGCAACTTTCTTTTTCATAagtattatgatttaatttattgTTCATGGATGTTATTGCAAAAACAAGGAAATGGTCTTTTTTTTAGTATTGTTAGTGCCATTTTACTGTTCGTGTTCGGGTTTGTGGTTGCTCCCGTCTTTTTTAAGGTTCGGAAATGGGTTTTTCTTTGAGAACGCGATATGTCTTATCATTGTATTCAATATTTGTTAGTGTGCAAAGCAATATTTTAAGGTTTGAATTGTATTCAACACTTGGTGTGTAAATCAGGGGGAAATGAAGTAAAAAGATCGGTTCGTGGTTGTTCTTAACAATGTCATCTTTAAGGtttgaatttagattttttttaaatgtaactCGTTTTATCATCGCATTTAACATTTGTTGGTGTGTAGATcggaaaaatattataatttaaaaagaaagTGGAGTAAAAAGATCGGGTTCGTTTTTTTTAAGAATGTACCGCATCTTGTCATTGCATTCATTATTTATTGGTgtgcaaattaaaaaaaaaaaaagtaaaaaagagaaGGTGGTTGATTCATGTGAAATAAAGGTGACTTTCTTTTGGGTTTTTTGTGGTATGATACGTCTTATTTTATAGGTGGGGTAAGGGTCACATTGTCACATGGGGATCTGACAATTTATATCAATGATATCTTTGTGTTTtcttataaatttagaatttaattttaataatttatttttagaaattttattctttttagattttaaattaaagtttaattagtaATATTGCTTAATTTGTTgctgtaatattttaaaattaaaaaaaaattgataattgatagtagtgtaattaaaaaataagactaataaatttgaatttaacaaaataattaatcgtgttaataattgaattgaaaaataaagatattgagtttctaaaataaaaatacagggtaaattttaatcatatatattttgttctgggttttcttatgtttagCATAAATCTTGGATAAATCCAGAATAGAGTCGAGTCAACTTTTATTTGAGAAGCGGgtttttttcaatatatttttttaataagattCGAATTCAAAACTTTATTTTAGTTCTAACAAGTATTCAAGTTTTGTCATAAATGGTACGATTCAACGAGATTCGCGATTTAATCGGGAGTGTAATTATCGAATACCAAAAAATTTTAAGAGTAGaatattttgtcaatttaacattttattcattGGGGGTTGGGGGGAAATGGGAATGTTTTTAGCATAGTCTTAAATCATGTTGGTCTGCATGCAATTGTGTGTTAAATGCTTGTGCTGCCTACAGTCCCAACTTTATCTTGTGCCATATTTACACATATTTTTGTCCCCCCGCCCtagcttctgttttttttttggtggttGTCAACATTAATGAGatgtttatatgttatatataaggAGAGTGAACCCAGAAAATTGTtttagggataaaattgaataaaaataatgtgGAAGGGTATTagagtataattttattattatattaatttgtaattttaaaagGACTAAACAAACAATATTTCATTTAGAAGGCGGCCAAGACTAGTGTCTACCTCTCTTCTCTTCGCCTTTATAtataaagttcaaaaaaaaaaatcaacaaaaacgaCATTAGCtggatatttcttctttttttttttcattcttaccTTCAAGAGAGGAAGATGAATGTCGGCGATTAGTGCTGAGAAGCATTGTTGGCTGGCGGCAACCATTGGGTTAGGATCACAATAAAGGGGGAAGGGGAAGAGGGTTTTTCTTTGCTTGGCATGGGAAGAGGAAGAAGATTGAAAAATGtcttacagaaaaaaaaaaaaaaaagggtaaaacatttttttttaaaaaagattcatTTTCCCATGTTCTGGAGAATGATTTAAAATGggaattcattttccaccaaTCAAACAccgtaaaataatgaaaaatttttacggaaaatattttattgaCAAACAAACGGACCTAAATATGACTTTTAACtatactatttaaaaaaatatttatttaagtatattcttaattttttattttaaaatatccaTACCACAGGTAATAATGATCACTTTAACATGTTATAAGGGGGTTTAAGTATTTTCTTTTGAGTTGTTTTCattgattatattaaaataaataaaaaaataaaaattgattcgttttggattattttttaacattaatcttatTATATCTACTATTTGTGATATAATACCTAGAACTATTCATAGCCCCTCCCTAACCCTTAAACAGGAAAATAATACACTTCAGTACACTCGAATCCACGTCCTCTTGCACTGACAACAATGCCAatgtcaatcgagctaagactaGTGGggagaaaataaactaaaaattgaatccaacaaatttaagtaataaatcaatttttttatttatttgaagtgtATCAATGACTATTGTGGGTATAGTGTCAATATCATTTGCCccaattttcatgcaaaatagCTGGATAACTTTGCTGATATAATATAAAAGGCATAATTAAGCAaaattggttatttttttattattataaagttAAATATATGATTGTGGGTTATAAagtcaaaatcatcaaacattttATGTGAACATCCAaagtggaaattttgaaagtgaagttttatgattattttcataTCTTTGTCCTTTTTTATTGCTGACTTATTAGCCTATTGTTGTCACCTTGTCTTAATCATTTAGTATTGGTTTGTTTTTGGGCTTAATCCCTATGAATTATatctatttttgcaatttagtactttaaccttcttcttttttcacaGTTTACCCCCCCCCCAAATTTGCCAATAATGTGACATGTAAACTTTTTCATGGGTTGGGATATTCATCCAAGCCCCAAGGTCTATtcgaaatttaagaaaatttgggtaaaaaaataggtttatttaaaaatatgggGGCTCAGGCTTGAACATTCAATGCTTGAGTCGGCACGACCGTTTTGTAGAGTTTGATAACATtttatattgtgtaatttataaCACGTAAAAAAATTAGATCTATTGTAGCATATAGTATTACTATGtaatataatgtaaacattaaaaaatgttaagataactatatataaaattattaaatattaaattaaaaataatataaatatattttaaattttttaaaaagatggGCAGGTTTAAAACGACCTTGGATTAGCCATTTATAAATATGGATGGGTTTGAGCAAAATTTCAGGTCCATGTTTTGAGTTGAGTTGGGCTTAAATAAGCATAAAGTGTGTTAATATCATAATTAGGCCTTACTCGACTCAACCCATGAACACCTCCAATGACATGACATTATTATTGCACATCTGTAATTTTTAAGTGAATAGAGACAAGAATGATAGTTTAAGTGTGAccgaaaaaattaaataattgaaaaaataagtCTATATTGTTTACTCATTTTGTCATTTTAGCCCTTTTTTTTTGGGGTACATTTTGACCCTTgatctttaaaatttagttaaactGCTTGCTTTTGTACAAAAAGATtgactaaatcttaaatttttaacAGCATTGATGTGCCTACTAGCGTGACAGTCCACGtctaattcataaaaataaaaaataagaataaatatttaaatataaacttttagaaaatttatcCACGTTAGCAAAGAAGTATACGTAAAATGTCACCTAAGTTGACATGTCAATGCTATTAAATTTTTGACAAATCAATTAATTTTTCCGTATTCTAATTCTATGACTGAAGTTGATATTTTATCACGTgttcttaaattatattttaaaaaattaaaaaaagagagttGTAAATAGaataaatggtaaattaccaaaatagtcacttttattttcctcgggttatattttagtcacttatgtttgaaatgttacgctTTAGTCATTGAATCGTTAATTGccattaacggtgtaacggtaggCTGGCTtagcatgttaaatcatcatttaaaacaaaaaaaatataggttaaattatacaattagtcatcatattttttttcgttttgaacaatttaatttttttcttttatattcttataactttcttttttctttccttctgtTCTGCTTCTCCTTCTATTTTCCTCCATTCTTCATATCTTttaacgtaaaaaaaaaattaaatttatcaaagcaaaaaaatatagggaccaattgtataatttaacttgaaattttcatttgaaatgatgatttaacatgtcaCATCAGATTaccattaacgacaattaatgcttagtgactaaaatgttacaacacgttaacataagtgactaaaacgtaacatttcaaatataagtgactattttgataatttaccctaaataaattaaaaattttgaaaaaaaaatatggttttaacttattttaaaataaataaacatgcaTACAGcatgtatattattttaatttgaattatatattattttaattataattattaatttagttggCATCACGTAAGCATATAGATTTTGATATTGTTTGTCCAAAAATAGCATGTCTTTTCAAATATTGATGTAAGGCTAATATGGTAATTCAACAATtcattaaaaaagggaaaaaaccaATATTAATCAAATTAGTACATGGCTACAACATTTCCTACCTAACTGATTTCATCTTATTATCATACATCTTTGGGTTTcttttataatgataaatttagtccttcgtgtttatattttttattaaattgatccttatttttttagttaaatctagtcattaatattttttttataaaagtcaggttattattttttaacaaaaataatgactaaaacgttaattttttaaatatgatagCCCACATCACAATTCACGTGTACTTCATaattgttttttgaatttttatgaattttatttaataattttttttattttttactttttataatgatttgttgatatgaaatataaaataaatagtgttATGCCAACATGAAGTACACTTAAACTGTTACGCCAACGtcgttaaaaaattaatgttttagtaagcatttccataaaaaaaatgttgactatttttaaaaggttaattgtcaatcttagtttaaaaaaggagccaatttgataaataaataaatatatatataaatgttaagggctaaatttTATCATTCTGCATTTTGTTATCGAAGAGATCTTAATTTATTTtgaagttaaaataaatatatggttaaaATATTCCACAGGTCCTTgtactttttcaaaaatttaaaatttaatccttatacttttaattttaagaattcaGTACCTAtaattttcagatttcaaaatccaagtccaattgttaacactattaatttttttaaggttactgttaattttttattgttaaatttattggtataatattatgaaataaaaaatgataaatttgtagTGTTAACCgttggacttgaattttaaaatttaaaagatagaGAGACTATGCTcttagaaataaaagtacaatatctaaattttaaatttacgaaaAGTTAGAGATATATTTTAGTCTAAATAATCTACATAGCATAAGCATGAAGCCCATGGACCTTCGGTATACAGGCTCAAAAGCTTCGATCATGTCAAACAGGGGCCTCGGCCTCCTTTCTCTAAATGGGgaaaatttttcttttagccCTTCCCACAATTTATAACATTCAATTTGagttttgaatgattttttttttgcattttcagccaaatttgaaaaaaataatttaatttaatatgttattaaaaataaaattttaatattgatccaaaattttataattttatttcctcccttaaacaaatttcataacttCACACCAATGACATTGCTTCTTTTTCCACCaatatttattatgcttatattaaaataattatataaatcaaaattatgttcttcaatttggtcattattcatttttttagctaaatttatccattagttttaaaaaaaatcaaattattttttaactgagatactaattaaaatattaatttttaacgaTGTCGATGTGGCAACCCATATAGAAGTCTACTTGCACTTTATGTTGATATGAtgctatttattttatatgtcacatcaataaataatctaaaaattataaaaaatattcaaaaaaaatccaccatataaaatataaaaaagtttataatttttttaaaaatacatgaaGTACATATGAATTGTCATACGAGCTgccatatttaaaaatttgacattttaatcagtatttctattaaaaaatagtaattcAACTTGTTTAAAAAAGTTGAGGGCCAAATTTAGTTAAAAGAAAAGggttaatttgacaaaaaaaagttaaaggactaaatttatgattttatttttcctttgtaaTATATATAGGCAATATATGAAAGGATGATGCTTTAATatcttaagaaattaaaaaaaaggtactttttttcattttttttcttatttattttttaaaaatattttcacccAAAGGCTGTAATTTGTAAATCTTGCAATTTTAAGAcaatgatattaaaattttacaatttaattataattataaaaaagggaaaaaaaaaacaaagggaaaACAAAAGGAAGCtttttcaaagcaacattaaagaatcaaactttaaaaatgaaaaattgaaaaaaaaaaaaaaacttctttcGAAAACTGTGAAAAAGACCTCTCTTTCTCTAGACCTTGCATTATTTGCATTTATTTCCGTTCATCCAATGGTAtaaatctaaaaagaaaaaaaaaagagaaaaaaagaaaagcaaatccCATCAATCAGCTACCTTTTGATCGATCAAGGAATCTGATCATCAATCCAAAAACAGATTGATAGCCGTTGGATTTGATGACTCCTATGTTGACATGTCGCCGGCGTTAATAGACCCCGGAGGAGCTTCTTATTCAACCCCCAATGGTCAGGTTTCTTCTGGTCCTTTTACATTGAATTCATTTGGGTCTTTTTCTGTTTCTCAATCGAAATTTTCACAAGAAAAGATGAACCCATCTTCTAGTTTTGGATTTGGAAGCGATTTTAATTCTGGGTTTTCGGATTCCAACCCGAATAATCCCGATTTTAGCTTCAATACGCCGTCCACACAACGACCATCGGCCGGCCTTGCTAGGCCAAGGCTTGTTAAAATTAGAAAGCAATTGAATTCCCATAATTTGAAATCTTCAGGCGATTTAGGAACTCGGTTAGGGCCGGGTTTTAATCCATTTCGGCCTGTGTCCGGTGTTCCTGGCCCGGGTGGGAATTTAGAGGGAGGAGTTGTGGAAGAAATGAGGAATTTGAGAATTGGGAAAAGTTGTGGTTTAGGTGATCAAAGTTTAGTTTTTAAGCTTCCGGACGAGTTAAGGAAGTTGAACATCGAGGACGGTTCCAAGGGTAATTGGAGCAATGTGAATGATAGCAATGTAGGTGGTTATGTTGGAGAAGGTGTGGAAACTGGAAAACTTCCGGATGAGTTGCAGAGCAAGTTGAATATTAAAGGCGGTGAGGATTTTGTTGATGGAAGTAAGAAGGTATTCGTATTTACGGGCGGAAAAGGTAGTGATTCTTTGGTCGGAAGCTCAACAGATGCTGTTCAAGATAGGATCAAGAATTTGAATATAAAGGGGTCCGATGATAGTAAAACGAATGAGAAGACGGGTGAAAAGTCTGGTCATCTTGGTGGGGAAAGAGAGAAGGTATTGTCAACTGAGATGGAGAGGAAATTGAATATTAAGAGTGTTTCGGGAGATTCTACTGCTCAAACTGACAAGGGattttcttcttcacaaatattTGGAAATGATGTACGAACTGAAAAGTTGGATGATAAGAAGCTCGAAGAGTTCAGTAATTCTCTACATAAAGAATCTGTTTTCCAGGCAGCAACATCGGGTTTGTATCCAAGTGATATTAGACCTGGTGAAGCTGCAGCATCATCAACTCTGTTTTCATCTACTACAATGCATTTCCAGCCTGGTGCAAATTCCTTTGGCTCGACTTCTAGTAAACCAGAAAAGAAGGATGGGTTTGGTTTTACGGCCAAACAAGATACTATATATTCACCCTTTGTAGAATTCAAAACTCCTCATTCACAGGCAAATATGTTCtttggattaaataaaaaattagaatttagtGCAAAGAAAGAAACCAGTAAAACCACAAAAGtcaagaaaaggaaaggaaagttgAAGCAATCTACACCAGTCCAGCTATGGCATGGACCAGATTTTGTTTCTAGTAAAACTGGTGCTCGGGATAATGCAGATGCTTCGGAGTATTCACCAATGGATGTCTCACCATATCAAGAAACCCTAGCTGATACTCGATGTTCAAGAGAATCTTCCGTAGCTTCGGATGAGTCACAACCAGTAGTTCCCAATGATGCAATAGATGAGGATCTGGTTACTGCAACACAACATATGGATATAAAAGGAAGTgagaaagatgaaataaaaatggAGGGTTATGGAGATGTTTTCAATAAAGCTGTTGCTACCAAAGCTCCTCAAGAAGATTCTGTATCAGGGGCTGAAACTGAAAGCTTTATATCTGCAGTTGAGGAGATAGATGATAACAGTGATATTGCTCTTAGTTCAGCTGAAAAGGAAGTCACTTCGAGATTGAATATCGAGAGGCAAGATAGTGACACTCAGATGTACTTTTCTTCCACTTCTAATTCAGAACATATAAGTGGGTGTGACTTCACCTTTGCTGCATCTTCTTCAGCTCAAAGTCAACTATCATCACCAACACGCTATCACCGAAAGAAGAATTCGGCTAAAATTTCTTTTGATACTCCTTATTCCGGTTCAAATGTGAGAATTCCTTGTGCATCGTCTTCTGCACAGTTTTCTCCTTACCCTGGAGCTTCAGTGCATTTATCTCCCCTACAAGGTCAAAAAACAGATTTGTCTACTTTGCAAAGCAATGTTGGAGGGAATTCTATGGTGAACAAAGGACCGGAGATCAAGCATGAGTCTAATTTGACTGGTGCAAGCACTGCAGCTCAGGAATCATGTGAAAAGTGGCGATTAAGgttattattagtttttgatAAATTACCTTCATTCTTTTAAAACATATTGTTTCCAAGTAGATTAATAATTTGTATGTTCTCATagaggtaaaagtaccatggaggcccgtgtactaggagtcaaattgcattttgccccctctactaaaaaacTGGACAAATTACTccctgtacattagatcaaagataAAACTGGTTTGGTTGACGAAATAACCAGATAATTACATGTGGCATGCCATGCATACCTCATCTTGACAGACagggaccaatttttaa
This region includes:
- the LOC107945186 gene encoding uncharacterized protein — translated: MSPALIDPGGASYSTPNGQVSSGPFTLNSFGSFSVSQSKFSQEKMNPSSSFGFGSDFNSGFSDSNPNNPDFSFNTPSTQRPSAGLARPRLVKIRKQLNSHNLKSSGDLGTRLGPGFNPFRPVSGVPGPGGNLEGGVVEEMRNLRIGKSCGLGDQSLVFKLPDELRKLNIEDGSKGNWSNVNDSNVGGYVGEGVETGKLPDELQSKLNIKGGEDFVDGSKKVFVFTGGKGSDSLVGSSTDAVQDRIKNLNIKGSDDSKTNEKTGEKSGHLGGEREKVLSTEMERKLNIKSVSGDSTAQTDKGFSSSQIFGNDVRTEKLDDKKLEEFSNSLHKESVFQAATSGLYPSDIRPGEAAASSTLFSSTTMHFQPGANSFGSTSSKPEKKDGFGFTAKQDTIYSPFVEFKTPHSQANMFFGLNKKLEFSAKKETSKTTKVKKRKGKLKQSTPVQLWHGPDFVSSKTGARDNADASEYSPMDVSPYQETLADTRCSRESSVASDESQPVVPNDAIDEDLVTATQHMDIKGSEKDEIKMEGYGDVFNKAVATKAPQEDSVSGAETESFISAVEEIDDNSDIALSSAEKEVTSRLNIERQDSDTQMYFSSTSNSEHISGCDFTFAASSSAQSQLSSPTRYHRKKNSAKISFDTPYSGSNVRIPCASSSAQFSPYPGASVHLSPLQGQKTDLSTLQSNVGGNSMVNKGPEIKHESNLTGASTAAQESCEKWRLRGNQAYANGDSSKAEEYYTQGISCIPESETSKSCLRALMLCYSNRAATRMSLGRMKDALGDCMMAMAIDPNFSRVQLRAANCYLALGEVENSMRYFRKCLQSGTDVYVDRKIALEASDGLQKTQKVSECMHQSTELLQRRTSDGGESALELIAEALKISMYSEKLLEMKAEALFILRKYEEVIQLCEKTFDSAEKNSLSFDSNGQIANLDSSSFLKDLTFRVWRCRMIFKSYFHLGKLEEAIAFLEKQEELQSSMYRDGSNSLESSIPLAATVRELLSHKAAGNKAFQSGRHLEAVEHYTAALSGNMESRPFSAICFCNRAAAYKALGQITDAIADCSLAIALNGNYLKAISRRATLYEMVRDYDQAASDIERFISLLMKQMEAKTNQIGTTDRPMNFANDLRQARLWLSEIEEEDKKEVPLDFYLILGVEPSVSAAEIKKAYRKSALRHHPDKAVQSLVRHENGDDRLWKEIREEAYKDADKLFKIIGEAYAILSDPIKRSRYDLEEESRNVQKKRTGATSRAATTDAQSYSVDRSRQHWREVRRSYGFSTSKASETTQSSRFY